From the genome of Haloferax sp. Atlit-12N:
CTATCGACTACCGACTGAACGACGACTACACCGACGGCGACCCGCTCGTGTTCCGCCACACGCTCGTCGCCGGCGGCACCGGGTCGGGCAAGACCCACGCCTCGAAGAACATCCTGCGGCAGTACCTCTCGCAGGAGCGGAGCTACGAGATGGACGACGGCCGCGAGGTCCAGACCGCGGTCGTCCAGTTCGACCCGCAGGACGAGTACGCCCAGATGCACGACGACAACCCGGACATGGACGCCGAGACGGCCCGACAATACGAGCGCGAGGGCGTCGCCCACGGCGGCCACGACGACACCGTCGCGCTCGTCCCGAAGATGGCCGGGTCGTCGTACCCCGGCGCGAACCACCGCGCCGAGCAGTTGGAGTTCACCATCCCCTTCTCGATGGCGCGGGACCTCCCGTGGCTCGTCGCCGGCAGCAGCCTCAACGACAACCAGTACCCGGCGCTCACCGAACTCCTGAACCGATTCTTCCGGAACTACGGCGATTCGGGGACGTACAAGCAGTTCCTCCAGTTCCTCGACGACCCGGCGCTGAAAGAGGAACTCCACGAGTCGGGGCGAGTCCACGAGGCCACCTTCGACGCGGTGAAGCGCCGAGTTCGCGGCGTGCCGAGCGGCGTGTTTGACCAGGACGCCCGGCCGATAACCGAACTCGACCACGAACTCGTCCGGCCCGGCGGGCTGACGGTCGTGCCGACCTACCATCTCTCGTCGAGTCGGGCGAAGGAGCTGTTCGTCCTCGCGGTGTCGGCGCTGCTCATCGATGACAAACTCTCGAACGACCCGTCGAGCGACCGCATCAAGGAGACGCCGGTCGTCCTCGGGATGGACGAGGCGCACAACTTCCTCACAGACGCCGACACCGTACAGGCGCGGAAGGTCATCCAGAAGTTCACCGAGGCGGCGAAACAGGGCCGAAAAGAGCGCCTCGGTCTGTTCCTCATCACGCAGGACCCACAGGACATCGCCGACCCGGTGTTCAAGCAGGTGAACACGAAGGTCGTGCTCAACCTCGGCGACGAGGACGCCATCAAGAGCGTCAACATCCCGCCGAATCTCGAAGACAAGGTGCCGTACATGGAGAAGGGCCAGATGGTCGTCTACTCGCCCGACAACTCCGAACCCGTCGAACTGACGGGGCTTTCGACCTGCGTGACGCGACACGGCGACTGAGTACCCGGAACGCCCCGCACCGTCCGTCGCAGGCGACCGGGTCGCGGTTGTCCCGGCCCGCGCCCGCCGGGCGGATTTTTAGCCCGCGGCCGAGTAGGCCGCGGTATGGCCGAACACGTGCTCGTTCCGACCGACGGGTCGCCGCAGTCAGTCGCCGCGGTCCGCTTCGCCGCCACGGAGTGGCCGGACGCGGAACTCACGCTTTTGAACGTCATCAATCCCGCCGACGCCGACTATCGAGAACGGGCGCTCAGCGGCTCCGAAGAGTGGTTTCAAGCGGAGAAACGGAAGGCGAGAGAGACGTTCGCCGAGGTGAAAGCAGAGGTGGGACTCGTCGACACCGACAGGACGATCACCGACCGCATCGAGGTCGGCAGTCCTCAGAAGCTCATCGTCGAGGTGCTGGACGGCGACGACGCCGACTACGACCACGTCGTGATGGGGAGCCACGGCCGCACCGGCGTCTCGCGCATCCTGCTCGGGAGCGTCGCCGAAGAGGTCCTCCGCCGGTCGCCCGTGCCCGTGACCATCGTCAGGTGAGCCACGGCGGACGGACGCCACCGAAGCCGTATCTCCCGCAATGCAGTAACACCGGCGTCACCCGGTCGCGCGACGACACGAGAACTGCGAGCACACCGGAATCGGCGGATTCGCCCGGATTGCAACGCCCTATTTGTGTGCCGTTCCTCGCGGGAACCGATGGAATTCGCAGCGGTCGCGACGACCCGTCGCTCGGTCCACGACTACGCCGACGAGTCGCTCGACGACGAGACCCTCCAGACGATATTCGAAAACGCCGTGCAGGCCCCGTCGAGCTACAACCTCCAGCCGTGGGAGTTCGTCGTGCTGCGCGAAGACGAGACACAGCAGGCGCTCCGCGAGGCGGCCTACGACCAAGAACACGTCACCGGTGCCGCCGCGTCGGTCATCGTGCTCGGCAACAAGGACCCCGAGGCCCACGCCGAGACCGTCACCGACGACATGCTGGAGAAGGGCTACCTGCCGAACGAGGAGGTCCGCGACGGCATCCTCGACAACATCGCCGGCATGGCCGACCTCCCCGAACAGGAGCGCCGCGTCTGGACCGTTCGCTCGACGTCGCTGGTCGTGATGTCGCTCATGTACGCCGCGTGGGACGAAGGCGTGGCCACCTGTCCCATCGGCGGCTTCGACGCCGACGCCGTCCTCGACGCGTTCGACATCGACGGCGAGCAGTACGAACCCGTGATGCTC
Proteins encoded in this window:
- a CDS encoding ATP-binding protein, whose product is MTDLGDFSDFAGDDPDDSSDADRDEPTADATGNGRSARSASASETESATAASSADGDGVDADRDDRDGGDSTDVTTATDDADDLQFDEYDADPVGDERGVGAIAVSQGLRVSEDPERTALRAFVTAGNRERVRLGKYLIVPYPDDELLFCRIVGLEYAQEFQADDATEIHARRAMRRPADEFEERDFKFMAELEPIAVLFSDRGELKRRMVDRVPKPQATVGEATDATQIKTGLKIPEEGVFLGHLSVGGEKVRTAARPPTIDYRLNDDYTDGDPLVFRHTLVAGGTGSGKTHASKNILRQYLSQERSYEMDDGREVQTAVVQFDPQDEYAQMHDDNPDMDAETARQYEREGVAHGGHDDTVALVPKMAGSSYPGANHRAEQLEFTIPFSMARDLPWLVAGSSLNDNQYPALTELLNRFFRNYGDSGTYKQFLQFLDDPALKEELHESGRVHEATFDAVKRRVRGVPSGVFDQDARPITELDHELVRPGGLTVVPTYHLSSSRAKELFVLAVSALLIDDKLSNDPSSDRIKETPVVLGMDEAHNFLTDADTVQARKVIQKFTEAAKQGRKERLGLFLITQDPQDIADPVFKQVNTKVVLNLGDEDAIKSVNIPPNLEDKVPYMEKGQMVVYSPDNSEPVELTGLSTCVTRHGD
- a CDS encoding universal stress protein, which translates into the protein MAEHVLVPTDGSPQSVAAVRFAATEWPDAELTLLNVINPADADYRERALSGSEEWFQAEKRKARETFAEVKAEVGLVDTDRTITDRIEVGSPQKLIVEVLDGDDADYDHVVMGSHGRTGVSRILLGSVAEEVLRRSPVPVTIVR
- a CDS encoding nitroreductase family protein yields the protein MEFAAVATTRRSVHDYADESLDDETLQTIFENAVQAPSSYNLQPWEFVVLREDETQQALREAAYDQEHVTGAAASVIVLGNKDPEAHAETVTDDMLEKGYLPNEEVRDGILDNIAGMADLPEQERRVWTVRSTSLVVMSLMYAAWDEGVATCPIGGFDADAVLDAFDIDGEQYEPVMLLTMGIPADDADELQAERKYRRPVDEVVHFEGFESEQSAEPAPADD